TAATCCCAAGATATTCTTTGAAAACCGCTTCGTAATCGGCTTTAGTGAAATTTGGATTTCGTACCTGAATATCTGGATGCATCAAACATTCTTCGGAAGTTAATAAAGTCCCGCAGCCGTTTGTATCAATAGCGCCACCTTCAACAATCACAGGTTTTCCTTTATATAGTACAGATGTGACAGGGATATTTAGAAATTCGCCCACTTTTGCAGGAACAAACTTGTCTAATTGAATGTTTTTATATTTTGCCCAACCATTAAAATTAAAATTCAAGGCTTCTCTTTGGTTTCCGTTTTTTACGATTATCGGACCAGAATCACGCATCCAACTTCTGTTAGTTTTGTGTATAATATAAGAAACATTTGCTAATGCAACATGAGCGGTCTCCAGCATGGTGTTGACTTTCTCTTTTTGGTTTTCATCGGCAACAACCAAAAAAACTTGTTCAAAAGTGGCTACCTTTTTGATAAATTCAACAAAAGCCCATTGTACGGCTTCGTATTTTCCGGGCCAGTCTTTGCCGTTGTGCGGAAAACAAAGTAAAATACCTTGTTGTTTTTCCCATTCAGCAGGAAATCTTCTATTAGATGTGCTCATAAATTAGTTCTAAATATAAAGGATGCAAATATAATCAATCATTAGATTCAAAGCCATACTAGAATGGTTCAATTATTTTAGAATTGAGTTTTTAAATTTAGTACGAATAGTTTTAGTAAAGATTACATAATATAGGCTTAATTGACACTTAAGTCTCACTAATTATTTTTGGTAAAATTTAAAATTAAAATTATGATAAAGTATGGTTTAACATTATTTACGGCTGTTATGGTATTGTCAAGCTGTGAAAATGAAAATTCTCAAGTAAATTCAGAAAATGTAATTAATGAAAACGCAGCCACTTTCAAAGAGATTGGTACTATCACTATTGGTGCAACTGGAGCTGCTGAGATAAGCGCTTATGATGAAGTGAGCAAAAAATTATTTACAGTTAATAATAGTGGTACTAATAAAATTGATGTTATTGATTTATCAAATCCGTCTACTCCGGTTCTTCTGGCTAGTATAGATTTAGTAACATATAATGGAGCCGCAAATAGTGTTGCTACTTATAATGGAAAATTAGCGGTTGCGATGGAATCTACTGTAAGCAAACAGGATTCAGGGAAAGTTTTGGTTTTTGATACCACTACTTATAGTTTAATAAAACAAATTACCGTAGGTGCTTTGCCGGATATGATCACTTTTTCTGCTGATGGGAAATTTATTTTAACGGCAAACGAAGGAGAACCAAATGATGATTATTCAAAAGATCCTGACGGAACTGTATCTATAATTGAAGTTAGCAACAATTATGCGGTTACGACTTTAGATTTCAGCAGTTTTAGCAGTCAATTGAGTACGCTTAAAGCAAATGGGTTTAGAATTGCAAGTCCAACAAATAATTTCGCCTCAGATATTGAGCCGGAATACATAACTATTTCATCTGATTCTAAAACGGCTTGGGTAACTTTGCAGGAAAATAATGGTGTAGCTAAAATTGATTTGACGACTAAAAAAATCACAAATGTTTTTCCATTAGGGTTTAAAGATTATAATCTTACCGAAAACATAATGGATATTAGCGATAAAGATGCTGGGTTTTTGCCTAATCCTTGGAAAGCAAAAGGGATGTTTCAACCTGATGCAATCAGCAATTTTGAAGTAAATGGCACAACTTATTTTGTTACAGCCAATGAAGGTGATGCAAGAGAATACAGTGCTTTTGTTGATGTAAAAAGAATTAATGATGTTTCGGTTATTCTTGACCCAACGATTTTCCCCAATGCTGCAACACTAAAAGTTGATACTAACATGGGAAGATTGAATATTAATACTAAAATGGGCGATACAGATGGAGATGGTGATTTTGACGAATTAGTTTCTTTTGGAGCACGATCATTTTCAATTTGGAATGGAAGTACAGGGAAAATAGTATTTGACAGCAAAAATGATTTAGATAAAAGAGCACAAGATTTAGGCGTTTATGATGATAAACGTAGTGATGACAAATCGGTAGAGCCAGAATCGGTTGTTGTTGTGAAAATGGGAACTAAAAATATACTGTTTGTAGGTTTAGAAAGAGCCGATGCATTACTGGTTTATGATGTGACTAATCCAGTTTCTCCAGTGTTTTTACAAAGTTTAAAAACCGGAGATGCTCCCGAAGGATTACTTTTTATTCCTGCTGAAAAGAGTCCTACCAAAAGAAGTTTGGTTGTTGTAAGTAGTGAAGGAGATGGTTCTGTTAAAATATTTCAACCGGATTTGAATTAATATTCCTTATTTAAATATAAAAAGCCTGTTAAGTTAATACTCAACAGGCTTTTTTATTGGTTGCAAGAACGGTTTAATCAATAGCTCTTTTTGTAATATCGCCAAAAGCATCAATTCTTCTGTCTCTGAAAAACGGCCAGTTCTGACGTACATTTTCCTGTAAATCTAAATCAACTTCGGCAATCAAAATTTCTTCTTTGTCATGTGAGGCTTGCGCCAAAATTTCTCCTTGTGGTCCCGCAATAAACGAAGATCCCCAAAACTGAATTCCAGCTGTATCCGGCAAGTATTGCTCTAAACCAATTCTATTTGCTGCCGCAACATATACACCATTGGCAACCGCATGACCTTTCATCACATTCATCCAAGCGCCATGTTGGTTTTCTCCGTATTGTTCTTTTTCTAATGGATGCCAACCGATTGCTGTTGGGTAAAACAACACATCAGCACCTTGCAAAGCCGTTAATCGGGCTGCTTCTGGATACCATTGATCCCAACAAATCAGGGTTCCTATTTTTCCTTTATTGGTAGGAAAGGCTTTAAAACCTAAATCACCTGGCGTGAAATAGAATTTTTCATAAAAATGAGGATCGTCCGGAATATGCATTTTGCGGTACAATCCAGCTTCGGAACCATCAGTATTTATAATGTAAGCGCTATTATGGTAAATTCCGGCCATTCTTTTTTCGAAAAAAGGAACGATGATTACTACTCCTAATTCTTTTGCCAAAGCGCTGAAAGCAATAAAAGAAGTGCTGTATAATGGCTCTGCCAAGGCAAAATTATCAACATCTTCGCTTTGACAGAAATAATGACTGCTGTATAATTCGGGTAACGAAATGACTTCGGCTCCTTGATTTGCAGCATCACGAACCCAACTTAAACATTTTTTTAGGTTGTTTTCGGCAACATCATTGAGATTCAATTGAATAACGGCTATTTTGTATTTCTTGTTTGGCATAAGGCAAAAATTTAGAGTGCAAAAATAGGTATTTTTATAAAGAATAGGGATAATGCGAATTGGATTTTTTATGAATTACTGTTCAGGAGAAGTATTTTCAGAACTTGAGATTTTGAATTATACACCATTTTATTTAATGACAAACCTCCATTAAAAGAAAAAGAGCGGTGCTGATTTCTTTTTAATGGAGGTAAGTGAATTAGCATTTAATGCTGGCGTACCTTAATAGTACTGCAGGATTATCTGAAGTATGAAAAAGTTTCTTCGTTTTCTATCTTCAATAGTGTTTCATAAATAAGTTTGATCACGTTTTCTACATCATCGCGATGAACCATTTCTACAGTGGTGTGCATATAGCGCAAAGGAAGCGAGATCAAAGCCGAAGCTACACCGCCATTGCTATAAGCAAAAGCATCGGTATCTGTTCCGGTAACACGGGAAGAAGCTAATCGTTGAAACGGAATTTCTTTTTCCATTGCGGTATTCAAAATTAGTTCTCTCAAGTTATTTTGCACTGCTGGCGCATAAGTCACCACGGGACCTTTACCTATTTTAGTTTCTCCTTCAATTTTCTTATCAATCATGGGAGTTGTGGAGTCGTGGCATACATCTGTAATAATAGCAACATTTGGTTTGATGGTTTGCGTGATCATTTCAGCACCTCGCAAGCCTACTTCTTCTTGAACAGAATTGGTGATATAGAGTCCAAAAGGCAGTTTTATATTGTTTTCGTGAAGCAAACGAGCTACTTCGGCAATCATAAATCCTCCCATACGATTGTCTATGGCGCGACAAACAAATTTATTGTCGTTCAGAATCATAAATTCATCAGGATAGGTAATGACACATCCTACGTGAACGCCCAATTTTTCTACCTGATCTTTTGTCTCGCAGCCTAAATCTATAAAAATGTTACTTGTTTTAGGGTTTTCTTCTTTGTCTCTATTGCGGGTATGAATCGCCGGCCAACCAAAAACACCTTTTACAATTCCTTTCTTGGTATGAATGTTAACGCGTTTAGAAGGTGCAATCTGATGGTCTGATCCTCCATTTCTAATTACATAAATCAATCCGTCATCAGTAATGTAGTTCACATACCAAGCAATTTCGTCGGCATGACCTTCAATAACAACCTTATAAGGAGCCTCTGGATTAATTACCCCAACTGCAGTTCCATAAGTATCCGTGATAAAAGTATCAACATAAGGTTTCATATAATCCATCCATAGTTTTTGACCTTCAGCTTCAAAACCAGTTGGTGATGCATTATTAAGGTAGTTTTCTAAAAACGTAAGGGAAGTCTCTTTTAATATTGATGCTGTGCTCATAAAATTATTTTTTTGCTAAATTATAAATTTGGCATTACAGTTGTATATATAATGTATAATTTTGGCAATTAAATTTTTCAATATGAAGATCATTAAACTTCTCTTATTCTTGTTTTTTATTTCTATATCGGTTAATGCACAAGTAACTCAAAAGGATACTATCAAAATGGGATATGTCCTGACCGAAAATGATACCATACTTAATGACACAATTTTATTGCCTGAAATTATAATTCACAAGGAGAAACTCGATCCTGAAGGCAAAAAGCAATTTTTGATTCTTCAAAACAGAGTCTATAAAACCTATCCTTATGCAAAACTAGCTTCCGAAAGACTGGCATCCTTAAATAGAGGGATGTCAAATCTTAAAACAAGCAAAGAGAAAAAGAAGTATTTCAAAATAGTAGAAGACTACCTTAGTAATGAATTTGAAGCTAAACTCAAAAAACTATCCCGCAAGCAAGGACAAATACTGGTAAAGTTGATTCATCGTCAAACAGGAACTACAACTTATGAACTAGTAAGCACACTAAAAAGTGGATGGAAAGCCTTCTGGTCTAATGCCACAGCACGAATGTTTGATATCAATTTGAAAACTAAATACGCACCATACGAAGTAAACGAAGACTTTTTAATAGAAACAATCTTGGTTAGAGCATTTGAATCGGGTCGTTTGCAAAATCAAAAACCGGCCACAGCAGTAGATTATGACGCATTAATGGATTCTTGGCAATCCAAGAGCGACGCATTAAAAAAATAAATGCAATCATGGCGTTTCCTTATATATAAATAGGAGTGTTTCAAAAAAGAAACACTCCTATTTATATATAAGGTCGGGCTATTCGCTACAAGTCCTCGTCAAGTTGCGTTTCACTCCACTTGTCTGTGGGCTTTTCACTACTATCCCTAACGCATATAGCAATAGCCATTATCTTTAAATAACCCAAGATAATGGTTATTGTAACAGAAAGATTGAAGTTTTTAGCCTAACATTCATTTAAAGTAGGGTACTGTTTAAAAAAAGACAAAAAACTTTAGGTCTCAAAAAACTTCATATCAAGTAGTTAAACAAAAAGTTAAGAAAACATCAAAAAAAAGGATTAAAAATGTTTGTAAAAGCGGATAAAGGTGTTACTTTTGCACCCGCAACAGCGCATAGGTTCATTAATAAGTTGACAAGTAAAAGGAATAAAACTAGAAGATTTATTTTCTAAAAAAGATTCAAAAAAGCTTGTAGAATTAGAAAAGAGGTTGTAGTTTTGCACCCCGTAAACGGGCTAAGTTCATTGAGAGACTGATAAGGGAAAGAGGAGAAAAGGGGATTAAAATAATCTCAAAAAAACTTCAAAATTTTCTTGCCAGTTAAAAAGATAATTTATACTTTTGCACCCGCTTCGAGAAACACGCTAAGTGAATTGAGAAGGGAAAAATAAGATAAGACACGTTCCTAGACATATTGAATTGACAGCCGTTTTGAAAGAGATTTCAAAACAAATAAAATAAGAGTAATAGAATCGATAGATTTGAAAAAACCACTAGAATTTGAGTCGAATAAATAAAGAGAGAAGATTTATCTAATCTCAAACAATATACGATGAAGAGTTTGATCCTGGCTCAGGATGAACGCTAGCGGCAGGCTTAACACATGCAAGTCGAGGGGTATAGTTCTTCGGAACTAGAGACCGGCGCACGGGTGCGTAACGCGTATGCAATCTACCTTTTACAGAGGGATAGCCCAGAGAAATTTGGATTAATACCTCATAGTATAATGAGTTGGCATCAACACATTATTAAAGTCACAACGGTAAAAGATGAGCATGCGTCCCATTAGCTTGTTGGTAAGGTAACGGCTTACCAAGGCAACGATGGGTAGGGGTCCTGAGAGGGAGATCCCCCACACTGGTACTGAGACACGGACCAGACTCCTACGGGAGGCAGCAGTGAGGAATATTGGACAATGGGCGCAAGCCTGATCCAGCCATGCCGCGTGCAGGATGACGGTCCTATGGATTGTAAACTGCTTTTGTACAGGAAGAAACACTGGTTCGTGAACCAGCTTGACGGTACTGTAAGAATAAGGATCGGCTAACTCCGTGCCAGCAGCCGCGGTAATACGGAGGATCCAAGCGTTATCCGGAATCATTGGGTTTAAAGGGTCCGTAGGCGGTCAGATAAGTCAGTGGTGAAAGCCCATCGCTCAACGGTGGAACGGCCATTGATACTGTCTGACTTGAATTATTAGGAAGTAACTAGAATATGTAGTGTAGCGGTGAAATGCTTAGAGATTACATGGAATACCAATTGCGAAGGCAGGTTACTACTAATGGATTGACGCTGATGGACGAAAGCGTGGGTAGCGAACAGGATTAGATACCCTGGTAGTCCACGCCGTAAACGATGGATACTAGCTGTTGGGGGCAACTTCAGTGGCTAAGCGAAAGTGATAAGTATCCCACCTGGGGAGTACGTTCGCAAGAATGAAACTCAAAGGAATTGACGGGGGCCCGCACAAGCGGTGGAGCATGTGGTTTAATTCGATGATACGCGAGGAACCTTACCAAGGCTTAAATGTAGATTGACCGGTTTGGAAACAGATCTTTCGCAAGACAATTTACAAGGTGCTGCATGGTTGTCGTCAGCTCGTGCCGTGAGGTGTCAGGTTAAGTCCTATAACGAGCGCAACCCCTGTTGTTAGTTGCCAGCGAGTCATGTCGGGAACTCTAACGAGACTGCCAGTGCAAACTGAGAGGAAGGTGGGGATGACGTCAAATCATCACGGCCCTTACGCCTTGGGCTACACACGTGCTACAATGGCCGGTACAGAGAGCAGCCACTGGGTGACCAGGAGCGAATCTACAAAACCGGTCACAGTTCGGATCGGAGTCTGCAACTCGACTCCGTGAAGCTGGAATCGCTAGTAATCGGATATCAGCCATGATCCGGTGAATACGTTCCCGGGCCTTGTACACACCGCCCGTCAAGCCATGGAAGCTGGGGGTGCCTGAAGTCGGTGACCGCAAGGAGCTGCCTAGGGTAAAACTGGTAACTAGGGCTAAGTCGTAACAAGGTAGCCGTACCGGAAGGTGCGGCTGGAACACCTCCTTTCTAGAGCTTTAGTGTTAGCTTAATGCACGCTAAAGAAAGAAGACGAAAAGACTATTGGAAACAAAAAAGGACATTATATTACTCTTGCTGTTAGTTCAAATAATACACGTTAGAGACGTTGCAAAGCAGCGGCTTTATTTTTAAGAAAAGAGTGTCTCGTAGCTCAGCTGGTTAGAGTACTACACTGATAATGTAGGGGTCGACAGTTCGAGTCTGTCCGAGACAACTATTTTAGACTTAAAAAAAGGAAATTTTAGAAGTATGAGTATGAATTACTGTAATTCAAAATTCAACATTCATAATTTAAAATTAGAAATGGGGGATTAGCTCAGCTGGCTAGAGCGCCTGCCTTGCACGCAGGAGGTCAACGGTTCGACTCCGTTATTCTCCACAATATGCTGAAATAAATTCAGCATAAAAGTTCATTGACATATTGAGATAAGAAATAATAAAAAGTAGAAAGCATTTTTTGCTTGTTTATCATTAGACAAGTAAAAGAAACGGCACATTTTAATTAATGTGTTGGTACAATAAGCAAAATAAGGGCGTATGGGGGATGCCTTGGCTCTCAGAGGCGATGAAAGGCGTGATAAGCTGCGAAAAGTTACGGGGATTGGCACACACGATACGATCCGTAAATACCTGAATGGGGCAACCCACTATGTTGAAGACATAGTACACCGATAGGTGGGCAAACCCGCTGAACTGAAACATCTAAGTAGGCGGAGGAGAAGAAAACAAAAGTGATTCCGTAAGTAGTGGCGAGCGAACGCGGATTAGCCCAAACCAGTGTTGTTACGGCAATACTGGGGTTGTAGGACCACGATATTTGTTGCGGATAGAATTAGAATCTACTGGAAAGTAGAGCCAAAGAAGGTGATAGCCCTGTATAAGTAATAGAAGATAACGATAGTGGTATCCTGAGTAGGGCGGGGCACGTGAAACCCTGTCTGAATTTGGCGGGACCATCCGCTAAGGCTAAATACTCCTGAGAGACCGATAGTGAACCAGTACCGTGAGGGAAAGGTGAAAAGAACCGTGAATAACGGAGTGAAATAGATCCTGAAACCATACGCTTACAAGCGGTCGGAGCCCTTTCGTGGGGTGACGGCGTGCCTTTTGCATAATGAGCCTACGAGTTAACGTTGCTGGCAAGGATAAGTGGTTAAGCCACGGATCCGTAGCGAAAGCGAGTCTGAATAGGGCGCTTTAGTCAGTAGTGTTAGACGCGAAACCGTGTGATCTACCCATGGGCAGGATGAAGCTGTGGTAACACATAGTGGAGGTCCGAACCGGTTGACGTTGAAAAGTCTTCGGATGACCTGTGGGTAGGGGTGAAAGGCCAATCAAACTCGGAAATAGCTCGTACTCCCCGAAATGCATTTAGGTGCAGCGTTATGCGTAAAGTTATATAGAGGTAGAGCTACTGATTGGATGCGGGGGCTTCACCGCCTACCAATTCCTGACAAACTCCGAATGCTATATAATGTTTCATAACAGTGAGGGCTTGGGTGCTAAGGTCCAAGTCCGAGAGGGAAAGAACCCAGACCATCAGCTAAGGTCCCCAAATATATGTTAAGTTGAAAGAACGAGGTTTGTCTGCCCAGACAGCTAGGATGTTGGCTTGGAAGCAGCCATTCATTTAAAGAGTGCGTAACAGCTCACTAGTCGAGCGGACGAGCATGGATAATAATCGGGCATAAACATATTACCGAAGCTATGGATTTGTAATTTATTACAAGTGGTAGGGGAGCATTCTAACAGGGTAGAAGGTGTGTTGTAAAGCATGCTGGACTGGTTAGAAAAGAAAATGTAGGCATAAGTAACGATAATGCGGGCGAGAAACCCGCACACCGAAAGACTAAGGTTTCCACAGCTATGCTAATCAGCTGTGGGTTAGTCGGGACCTAAGGCGAACCCGAAAGGGACAGTCGATGGACAACGGGTTAATATTCCCGTACTAGTTATTACTGTGATGGGGTGACGGAGTGATGAAAGCGCCGCGAACTGACGGAATAGTTCGTTGAAGTACCTACCTATAAGCTGCGCAGGCAAATCCACGCGGCTTGGGGAAATACGATAGTACTCGGAGTCTTCGGACAAAGAGATAGTGCGCCTAAGGGCTTCCAAGAAAAACCTCTAAACTTCAGGTAATAAGTACCCGTACCGCAAACCGACACAGGTAGTCGAGGAGAGAATCCTAAGGTGCTCGAGAGATTCATGGCTAAGGAATTAGGCAAAATAGACCCGTAACTTCGGGAGAAGGGTCGCCAGCAGCAATGCTGGCCGCAGTGAAGAGGTCCAGGCGACTGTTTATCAAAAACACAGGGCTCTGCAAAATCGTAAGATGAAGTATAGGGCCTGACACCTGCCCGGTGCTGGAAGGTTAAGAGGAGATGTTATCTTCGGAGAAGCATTGAATTGAAGCCCCAGTAAACGGCGGCCGTAACTATAACGGTCCTAAGGTAGCGAAATTCCTTGTCGGGTAAGTTCCGACCTGCACGAATGGTGTAACGATCTGGACACTGTCTCAGCCATGAGCTCGGTGAAATTGTAGTAACGGTGAAGATGCCGTTTACCCGCAGTGGGACGAAAAGACCCTGTGCACCTTTACTATAGCTTAGTATTGACCTTGGATAAATGATGTGTAGGATAGGTTGGAGACTGTGAAGTGGCGTCGCTAGGCGTTGTGGAGTCATTGTTGAAATACAACCCTTTGTTTATCTGAGGCCTAACCCCCAATCGGGGGGACATTGCTTGGTGGGTAGTTTGACTGGGGTGGTCGCCTCCAAAAGAGTAACGGAGGCTTCTAAAGGTTCCCTCAGTACGCTTGGTAACCGTGCGTAGAGTGCAATGGCATAAGGGAGCTTGACTGAGAGACATACAGGTCGATCAGGTACGAAAGTAGAGCATAGTGATCCGGTGGTTCCGCATGGAAGGGCCATCGCTCAAAGGATAAAAGGTACGCCGGGGATAACAGGCTGATCTCCCCCAAGAGCTCATATCGACGGGGGGGTTTGGCACCTCGATGTCGGCTCGTCACATCCTGGGGCTGGAGAAGGTCCCAAGGGTTGGGCTGTTCGCCCATTAAAGTGGCACGCGAGCTGGGTTCAGAACGTCGTGAGACAGTTCGGTCTCTATCTACTGTGGGCGCAAGAAATTTGAGTGGATCTGATTCTAGTACGAGAGGACCGAATTGGACAAACCTCTAGTGTATCTGTTGTCACGCCAGTGGCATGGCAGAGTAGCTACGTTTGGAAGGGATAAGCGCTGAAAGCATATAAGCGCGAAACCCACCACAAGATGAGATTTCTTTTAAGGGTCGTGGGAGATGACCACGTTGATAGGCTATAGATGTAAAGGCAGTAATGTCATAGTCGAGTAGTACTAATAACCCGTAAGCTTATGTACGCTTTTCCTGCCGAGCAATCGGCAGGAAGAAACTTTCTTAGGTCCTGAATCAAGTTCAGGATAAACTTTTTATTTTCTTTATCTCAGTATGTTAAGATATTTGCTCGACGCAAGAGCAGTCCAAAGACGAAAGTCAACAGTCCAAAAGGCAACTTTAGACTTTAAGACCTTCGACTTTAGACTAACAACCTTAAGGTGGTTATTGCGGCGGGGCTCACCTCTTCCCATCCCGAACAGAGTAGTTAAGCCCGCCTGCGCAGATGGTACTGCAGTTATGTGGGAGAGTATGTCGTCGCCTTTCTTTTGAAAGCCTATCTGAAAAGATAGGCTTTTTTGTTTTATAGGAACGACGTGTTCGGCTAAAGCCTCGGTTCGTCGCCTTTCTTTTGAAAGCCTATCTGAAAAGATAGGCTTTTTTGTTTTTAATAAGTTTTAAAATACCTGAAGCCCACTGGGCTTCCTCCTCTTACTATCAAATGTCGCCTTTCTTTTGAAAACCCTATTCCTATCGGAATAGGGTTTTTTGTTTTATAACTGTATTTTATCTCATTGCGTTTTTTGTAGATAAAATAAGGGATGTAACTTTATGAAATAACAATTTTGTAAGTTTGTATCTAAGCATTATAGCTTTATTCAATTTGATTATGGGAGAAACACTTCGTCTTAGAACTGTAAATGTTACGAGATACATCACTCCGCTGCGGGAAGGAGGCTCTTTGCCTGCGCTCGCTGAAGCTGATGATGATTTTAAATATGTATTGAAATTTAAAGGTGCCGGTCATGGCGTTAAAGCTTTGATTGCCGAATTGATAGGTGGCGAAATTGCCCGTGCTTTACATTTAAAAATGCCTGAGCTTGTTTTTGCTCATCTCGATGAAGCTTTTGGACGTTCGGAAGGGGATGAAGAAATTCAAGATTTGCTTCAAGGGAGTCAGGGGCTTAATCTGGCTTTGCATTTTTTATCCGGTGCTATTACTTTTGATCCCGTTGTAACGGTTGTTGATCCTGAATTGGCTTCTCAAATTGTTTGGTTAGATGCTTATATTACTAATGTAGATCGTACTTTCAGGAATACGAATATGTTGATTTGGCATAAAGAATTATGGTTGATTGATCATGGTGCTTCGCTTTATTTTCATCATTCGTGGAGTAATTGGAAGAATCATGCACAAAGTCCTTTTGCATTGATAAAAGATCATGTGTTGTTCCCTCAGGCTTCTTTATTATCTGAAACGGATGTCTTATTTAAAAAAATATTGACTGCCGAAGTATTGCACTCTATTGTGGATTTGATTCCAGAGGAGTGGTTACTTTGGGAAGATACTGATGAAACTCCAGAAGCTATTCGGGAGGTGTATTTTCAGTTTTTGATTACGCGTTTGAATCATTCCGAAATTTTTATAAACGAAGCACAAAATGCAAGAGAAACACTTATATGAGTATGCCGTAATCCGTGTTGTGCCAAAGGTAGAACGCGAAGAATTCCTCAATGTGGGTATTATTCTTTTTTGTAAGAAAGCGAAGTTTATACAAGTACTTTGTTCTATTAACGAAGCTAAACTCCAATTGTTTTCGGGGGATTTAGATTTGGAACAACTGCATTTTAATTTACTGGCATTTGAGAAAGTGGCACATGGTGATAAAACGGGAGGACCAATTGGTCAGTTTGATATTCCTTCCCGGTTTCGTTGGTTGACTGCTATTCGTAGTTCTGCGATACAAACGTCTCGACCCCATTCTGGTTTGTGTGATGATTTGGAACAAACGGCGCAACGATTGTTTGCAGAACTGGTTTTGTAATTGGTTGTCTCTTTTCTTATGATTGTATATGCGATTCTATTTTTTTCTCTAATACGATAAATTCTAAAGGTTCTTTTGCAATTGCACTATGTGCGTGGCTTGCCGGAAAGGGTTCTCTTGCTCCGGTATCTTGATAGCCGTTGCGTTTGTACCATGCTATTAATTCTTCCCGAACGGATATTACGGTCATTACTATTTTTGGTAAACCTAGTGCCAAAGCCTGTGTTTCGGCTTGGTGTAAGAGTTGTTTTCCTATGCCGCTGTTTTGTAAATCGGGGGAGACGGTCAGCATTCCTAAGTATAATTGTTGCTCTTTTTCAATGAGTAGCACACATCCTATAATTTGTTCGTTCTGTGTGAACTTGAGGATGGTATTTTTCTTGTCTTGTATGGTTTCTGTAAGTTCTTGTTCGGTGGTTCGGAGTCCTTCGAGCAGGTTGGCTTCGGTGGTCCATCCTTTCTTGGATGTTTCTCCCCGGTAGGCTGAATTGATTAATTGATTTAGGGCTGAAACGTCTTTGAGTGTTGCTTTTGTAATCATGATTCTTCTTTGTGTTCCGATTTTTTTTGTGTTTTCAAAGATAAAGAAAAGGATAACATGATTGTGTTTTGAACTTGCGCTTCTGTGTGAG
This region of Flavobacterium lacustre genomic DNA includes:
- a CDS encoding GNAT family N-acetyltransferase, with the translated sequence MITKATLKDVSALNQLINSAYRGETSKKGWTTEANLLEGLRTTEQELTETIQDKKNTILKFTQNEQIIGCVLLIEKEQQLYLGMLTVSPDLQNSGIGKQLLHQAETQALALGLPKIVMTVISVREELIAWYKRNGYQDTGAREPFPASHAHSAIAKEPLEFIVLEKKIESHIQS